From a single Nostoc sp. MS1 genomic region:
- the ntrB gene encoding nitrate ABC transporter permease yields MILQLNLAAIAAVASQAAWKKTKPILVRDVVILPALGFLGIILLWWIIALANHELMPTPPEALVANLDYILNPFYERGPGNLGIGWLLIASLRRVLIGFLLGAVVAIPLGFLIGMSRSAMLALNPIIQIFKPVSPLAWLPIALAIFNLADPSSIFVIFITSLWPTIINTALGVASVPKDYLDVARVLEMPRWRRITKIIWPASLPYIFTGLRISLGIAWLVIVAVEMLTGGIGIGFFVWDEWSRLNLSSVFLAVLVIGLTGLILDFAVSKLQEFVTHRPTANN; encoded by the coding sequence ATGATATTGCAATTAAATTTAGCAGCGATCGCAGCTGTTGCTAGTCAAGCTGCATGGAAAAAAACCAAGCCAATTCTCGTTAGGGATGTAGTCATACTTCCTGCATTGGGATTTTTAGGAATTATCTTGTTGTGGTGGATTATTGCCTTGGCAAATCATGAATTAATGCCAACGCCACCAGAGGCACTAGTTGCTAACTTGGACTATATATTAAACCCCTTCTATGAGAGAGGCCCTGGTAACTTAGGGATTGGTTGGTTATTAATAGCCAGTTTGCGACGAGTGTTAATAGGTTTTCTACTAGGTGCAGTAGTCGCCATTCCTTTAGGGTTTTTGATTGGGATGTCTAGAAGTGCGATGTTAGCACTCAATCCCATCATTCAAATCTTCAAACCCGTATCGCCCTTAGCATGGCTACCCATTGCCTTAGCTATCTTCAACTTAGCAGATCCCTCATCAATTTTTGTCATTTTTATCACCTCCCTCTGGCCGACTATTATTAATACGGCTTTAGGAGTAGCCAGCGTTCCCAAGGATTATCTCGATGTGGCGCGAGTGTTGGAAATGCCCCGTTGGCGGAGAATTACGAAAATTATTTGGCCTGCCAGCTTACCCTATATTTTTACAGGCTTACGCATCAGTTTGGGTATTGCTTGGCTAGTCATAGTTGCGGTAGAAATGCTTACAGGCGGTATTGGGATCGGCTTCTTCGTTTGGGATGAATGGAGTCGTTTGAACCTCAGTTCAGTCTTCCTTGCCGTCTTGGTTATCGGCTTAACTGGACTCATCTTAGATTTTGCCGTCAGCAAACTCCAAGAATTTGTCACTCATCGCCCGACAGCGAATAACTAA
- a CDS encoding ABC transporter substrate-binding protein, whose amino-acid sequence MNNHHWTRRDFIKGIGATTAGVSLSSCAISGDRSAKGLTEEALAVKPVVKSSDLEKPDIVVGYVPVNDCAPFAIAWKKGFFKKYGLNVKLNREASWATSRDGIIFGRLDASPVVSGAVTNARIGAEGARHAPLCAAMTIHRHGNAMTMNKAMWDFGLRPWYEYQQQYGEGALEAFGKDFRGYFDKQSAENKVWAVVLSSAIYEYFVRYISAAAGVDPLKEFRIIIVPPPQMVTNVRIGAMQAYMVAEPWNTRAITGNEGIGFTFAQGKEVWLGHPDRLLGVLESFIVNYPKTYRSLVKAMIEACQYCSKPENRQEVAELITDRSFTGARPKKQGAPITKFTGPAILGNYNYGGFDGKDRTIKADDTTIFYDIPDNLPKQPNEHSTFLWRSRSLWLMTQAARWGQIKEFPKNADKLAEKGWRTDLYREIAAEMGIECPKDDYKVEPPEVFIDKKGFDPSDPVGYLNSFAIRANAPTRFFMS is encoded by the coding sequence ATGAATAATCATCACTGGACTCGACGAGACTTTATCAAAGGCATAGGAGCCACCACAGCCGGAGTTAGTTTATCATCCTGTGCCATCTCAGGGGATAGATCCGCCAAAGGTTTGACAGAGGAAGCTTTGGCGGTGAAACCTGTAGTGAAATCCAGCGACTTAGAAAAACCCGATATAGTTGTGGGATACGTGCCTGTAAATGATTGTGCGCCATTTGCGATCGCCTGGAAAAAAGGTTTTTTTAAAAAGTATGGTTTAAACGTCAAACTCAACCGCGAAGCTAGTTGGGCTACCTCCCGCGACGGCATAATATTTGGTCGTCTTGATGCTTCCCCTGTGGTATCCGGTGCTGTTACCAACGCACGTATTGGTGCAGAAGGTGCGCGTCACGCCCCTTTGTGCGCCGCCATGACAATACATCGTCACGGGAACGCTATGACAATGAACAAAGCCATGTGGGATTTTGGCTTGCGTCCTTGGTATGAATATCAGCAGCAATATGGCGAAGGGGCGTTAGAAGCCTTTGGTAAAGACTTTCGCGGCTACTTTGATAAGCAGTCAGCAGAAAACAAAGTCTGGGCGGTAGTTTTAAGTTCCGCAATATACGAATACTTCGTCCGTTATATATCGGCGGCGGCTGGTGTTGATCCCTTAAAAGAATTTCGCATTATTATCGTCCCACCACCGCAGATGGTAACAAATGTACGCATAGGTGCAATGCAAGCATACATGGTAGCAGAACCTTGGAACACCAGAGCCATTACAGGTAATGAGGGTATCGGCTTCACCTTCGCGCAAGGTAAGGAAGTTTGGTTAGGACACCCCGACAGACTGTTGGGTGTTTTGGAATCCTTCATCGTCAATTATCCCAAAACCTACCGTTCCTTAGTTAAGGCGATGATAGAAGCTTGTCAGTATTGCAGCAAGCCAGAAAATCGCCAGGAAGTAGCCGAATTAATTACAGACCGTTCCTTTACAGGTGCAAGACCGAAAAAACAGGGTGCGCCAATCACGAAGTTTACAGGGCCAGCTATTCTTGGTAACTATAACTACGGTGGTTTTGATGGTAAAGACCGCACTATCAAAGCTGACGACACCACAATATTTTACGATATCCCTGACAATTTACCCAAACAACCAAACGAACACTCGACATTTTTATGGCGATCGCGTAGTCTGTGGTTAATGACTCAAGCCGCCCGTTGGGGACAAATCAAAGAATTTCCCAAAAATGCTGATAAATTAGCCGAAAAAGGCTGGAGAACAGATTTATATCGAGAGATAGCTGCCGAAATGGGGATTGAATGTCCCAAGGATGATTACAAGGTCGAACCACCAGAAGTATTTATAGATAAAAAAGGTTTTGATCCCAGCGATCCCGTTGGTTACTTAAATAGTTTTGCAATTAGGGCTAACGCTCCCACTCGTTTTTTCATGTCTTAG
- a CDS encoding ABC transporter ATP-binding protein, protein MKYTPSVVDSHEKAKSNPNFLEIENLVKSYPTPDKGNFVVLDGVNLTIGENEFISVIGHSGCGKSTLLKIVAGLEKSTSGSVRLDGKEINKPGAERMMVFQNYSLLPWLTVRENIRLAVDEVLKNANRSEKISIVNEHLAMVNLTPAADKYPDEISGGMKQRVGIARALAIRPKMLLMDEPFGALDALTRGKLQRQVLDIWENNRQAVMMITHDVDEAIYMSDRIVLMTNGPAANIGEILEVPFPHPRDRAAMRNSKEYFELRNHALNFLDKYFTQEE, encoded by the coding sequence ATGAAATATACACCATCAGTAGTAGATAGCCATGAAAAAGCTAAGTCTAACCCTAATTTTTTAGAAATAGAAAATTTAGTTAAGTCTTATCCCACACCAGATAAAGGTAACTTTGTAGTTTTAGATGGGGTTAATTTAACTATAGGTGAAAATGAATTTATTTCCGTAATTGGGCATTCTGGTTGTGGTAAATCAACGCTATTAAAAATAGTTGCCGGGTTAGAAAAATCCACATCTGGTTCAGTTAGGCTTGATGGTAAAGAAATTAACAAGCCAGGGGCAGAAAGAATGATGGTGTTTCAGAATTATTCTTTGTTACCTTGGTTAACAGTCAGAGAGAACATCCGCCTAGCGGTAGATGAAGTGTTAAAAAATGCTAATAGGTCTGAAAAAATTAGCATTGTGAACGAACACTTGGCAATGGTAAACTTAACCCCGGCAGCAGATAAATATCCTGATGAAATCTCTGGAGGTATGAAACAACGAGTAGGCATTGCTAGAGCTTTAGCAATTCGTCCCAAAATGTTACTTATGGATGAACCTTTTGGTGCTTTAGATGCACTAACAAGAGGCAAATTACAAAGACAAGTATTAGATATTTGGGAAAATAATCGGCAAGCCGTAATGATGATTACCCACGATGTTGATGAGGCAATTTATATGAGCGATCGCATCGTCTTAATGACAAATGGCCCAGCCGCAAACATTGGCGAAATATTAGAAGTACCCTTTCCTCATCCCAGAGATAGGGCTGCTATGCGAAACTCCAAAGAATATTTTGAACTGCGAAATCACGCCTTAAATTTCCTCGACAAATATTTTACACAAGAAGAATAA